The genomic DNA cttgtgcttcatccagtccgggaTTtcgcaagatgtactctgcattaagttaaataagcaaggttgcCATATCAGTAGCGATGGTAACCCAGGGTAAGGTCTTCGCTGTCGCGAACGTTCTAATTCCCGCCCAGGGGAAGTCCCGCCCTGTCTGGCGGCGCCGGAAGTGACGCAGTCCCTTAGCGGAGCCGGGAGTGTGTGGCTGCTGGAGAAGCTGGAGACCTGCGCGAGCCCAGTGTCCGGCCGGCAGGGGCCTTCGGCTTCCCAGACACCGGAGGACATTGGCGGCAGCCCCCGGCCTACCTGCCGAACACAGCCATGTCTGGTAATGGCAACGCGGCCGCAACGGCGGTGAGTCCAGAGCCGGTGACCCTCTCAACCTCAGTCTTCCGCACTAGCGGTGCAACGATTGGCCCCAAGTTGCCACTCTCCGTCGCCTATTGGTCGGGACGATGATCtgtctccaccccccaccccaccccccgctttGGCCCGAAGAGTTTTTAAAGGGCCAGTAGCTGGGTTGCCCTTAAAATCCGTGTTGCCCTGGGGGAATCTGTGAACAGTGGGGACAGACTTAAGAGCAGAAGATTTGTCTGGAACGGGAACCTCGTTGCTGCGGGGATCTGGCATAATGAGGCCTGGAGTCCACGGCTCTAGATTTAGTGACCCAACCCAGGAAAATTCATGTACACGAGACAGGGTGCTATTCCATGGGATCCCTTCACTCGAGACCGGCCTGAGGCAATTAGGATCGAGAGAGGAGAGCATACCTCTAAGTCTCTGAACTACACACAAACGTTTTGGAAGTGCACCTTctccccttttttccttttaacggCCACCTAGCCCCAACCTACACTCAAAATTCCCCAGCTGAGGCACCGTTGAGTTACTACCTTTGTGGGTGGGGAGCGCCCTCGAGCCTTCCTATTCTTAGCCTGGGGTCCTAGCTTTGGGCTTGTGCAGATGCAAAGTGCAGAGCTGGTGAGGCCAAAGTCAGCCTGAGATAAGAAAGGAGGGAGGCAGCAGTTTATCTCTTCCGGAACTACCTGCTGGTAAGGAGTGGGATTCTTTGCCATTGTTGACATACCTGAGCGCTGGACTAGGAGTAAAGATGTGATTCCAgctctcagtggtaaagaatttgcctgccaatgcaggagacacaggaaacacaggttcagtccctgggtcgggaagatcgcctggagtaggaaatggtaacctgctccagcattcttgctgagaagatttcatggacagaggaacctggtgggctacaatccatgaggtcacaaagagtcagacacgactgagcctacACATGCATGCACCCATGTGATTTAACCTGTGGCCCTGGTCAAGTTGCTTTGCTCTTCACAGCCAGCCTTTGCTTTTGTAACATGGTTCCTCTCTACCTGCTaagttgttatgaagattaataGCAATAGCTCTAGTATATATGTACTTGATAAGGATCTTTTTACTGGAAGAGTTTGACTTGAATATGCTGTGCAGAATCAATAAAATTAAGGGATTGTTTGAACATAGCAGTTTATAGGATGTTTCTGTGGGCTCCTTGTGGCCCAGAGTTTTAGTGGCCATGTTTGGCATTTTGAGCTTAGTCTAATTTGCTCAGGGTACCCTAGGGTTTATTTATTGGAGAAGTGATAGCTGTGGAGCAGACTAGAGTCTGAGAGCAGCTAGTTGTTACCTCCTCTAGTGACAGAGGCCAAAGATACCTGGCTGCAGAAGAACTCCATCGGATGAATATTCCAGAATAGGGAAAGTTGATAGTGTCTGTAGGGGCTAAGGTCTGATCTGGAAAGAAATAGGACCTCAGACTGGAGAACTCTGTTCTCCCTGGTTGGCACTGAATACGTTTGTCCAAGATACACTGACAAGAGGAAGAGGTATGTCCCATTGAGTTCTTGGCTTGGTCTATGACATCCTAATATTTCCTTGGTGAAATCAGAGGCCACATTCTAGGTGAAGGGACATTAGACAGCTTATCCTCTCAGTCTTATAGAATATCAAAAGCAGAAGATAATTGACTGCaaacttcattttatagatgaaaaagtaACTTTATAGATGAAAAACAAGATGGTGAATTTAAGGTCACCCTGCCAAGAAGCTGAGCAGGACTATATGTCAGATCTATTGGCCCCAGTCCTTTACATGTGCATGCCAACCAGATTACGGGATCCATAGTGTGGCAGCTATGGGGTAGGTCTAGGTAGCACTGAAGCTTTCTTGAGTGCTGCTCTGTTGGGGATGCTGAACTTGTCCTCAGTGACTCAGCGCAAGTTCCCCTGTGTGGCCCCAGCTGCCCTGCCCCTGCCTGCTGCAGGCCCACCCTCTCTGGGGCCAGGCTGATGGGCCTTATCTCTCTGTCCACCTGGTTGAGTGCAGCATTCCTGGTGCCTTTGCTTAGATGAGCTTCGACTTAGTGTCCTTGTCATTACAGCAACAGCAGGTCCTACTATCGCTTCTCTCTGGTCTCTGCTTCTCTGGATCCGTGAGGAGGCAGAAGGTATTAGGGAAGGTAAAAGGACTGTCTTGGAGAGTCTTTCCCCACTCTGAGGCTCACGTGGCCACAGGGAAGGGGCTGAGGTTCCTTTATTCCAAGCCAGTGAGTCTGGTTCTTGGACAAGGTTTTGAGGACCTCGAACAGCAGCGGGGACTGTAACCTGGGGACTTTTTTTGCAGGAAGAAGACACCCCAAAGATGAGAGTGATTCGAGTGGGTACCCGCAAGAGCCAGGTTAGTGCAGGTACCGGGGTGGAGGAGGTTTGTCAGAAGAGTTCTGTGTTCATAGTATTATAAGTTGGGGGGCCCAGAGGGTTCTCAGCAGCCTGGAGATGGAGGAAATGGGGTGACTGAGCATTAAATCCCATGCAGAATGACAGATGGCATTCTGTAAAGAGATAGTCCCTAGGCTGGGGAAGTTATTGGGATACAGAGGACTCCCAGTCCAGACCCTTCCCCTTCCTAGGTAGCCATTCAATGCCCTCTCTGAATTCCAATCCCTTCAGGATCTCCATGACCCTGTGAGGATTTGAGCCTAGGGCAGTGGCCAGACTACAGGGCTAACCTAAATTTCTCCCCCCCAGCTGGCTCGCATACAGACGGACAGTGTGGTGGCAACGCTGAAAGCTTTATACCCAGGCCTGCAGTTTGAAATAAGTGAGTTTTCTGGACAGGAATGGAAGCTGTTTGGAAGCTTTTACCCCCCTGGAGGGGGCTTTCTTTGACCAGAGCCTGGTCCCATTGCCTCTGAGAGTTGTTGGCTGTCCCCAGTTTGGAGGGCCCATTCCTCCTCCGAACACCTCCAGCTTTGAGCTTACCTGGGCTAGCCTAGCattttaacatcttctgctttgggTCTTTTTATGATTGCGTCTGGTCTTCCTCTTTGTACTTTCTCAGGGGATAGGATCTGGCGCTTTTCTGCCTTAGTATCCACTGCCAATCTTAGCACAAGTGCTGGGCTTAGGAGGGGCTCAATAAATGCTGTTCCATGAGCATCTAATTGGTTGACTTTCTCTTCAGTTGCTATGTCCACCACAGGGGACAAGATTCTTGATACTGCGCTCTCTAAGGTAACACCATTTTTCATCCAACCCTTTCCTCCCTGgtcctctttcctttccctcaaAGATTCACCTTGAAGTTCTTTCTTGCCTGGCAGATTGGAGAGAAGAGCCTGTTTACCAAGGAGCTTGAGCATGCCTTGGAGAGGAATGAGTAAGTGAAATCGGGAGCATGAAGCCCTCCCAAGCTCTCACTAGGACCCCAGTGCACATCACATCTGGGTGTCAGCTAGACTGTTAGGCTTAAACGCTTGGATAGGCTAGAGAGGGGCTCATATGTGAGTTTTTTAGGCCTCAGAAAAGGAGAGAGTCCTGGATCTGAGCTATCTGGCTGCCTAGGGTGCTGGACTGGCTGGGGGAGGTGGgtgagagggaagagaagagggggagCAAGTCTCAGGGACCCAAGTTCTCAGAAATGCCCGCTTCCTGGACTGCTCTAGGCTCCACCAGTGACATACAGGCAAGAGTGAGCGGAGAAGGGCTGGGGCCTGCTGCTCAGACCCCTTCTTCTTgcttctctcccatctccctagAGTGGACCTGGTTGTTCACTCGCTGAAGGACCTGCCCACGGTGCTTCCTCCTGGCTTCACCATTGGAGCTGTCTGCAAGTAAGAGCTCTGCCAGTCAGGGAAATCACATTAACCTTGACTTTTCCCTTTGGGACTTGCCCTTCTGTCTCTAGGCTGTCTCCCCTAACCTGAGGAATGTCGTGCATGGCAGAAAAGGCTAGTTAGTTGACACTATTGAGAAAGACTGGAAATGACCTGAACTGAGATCTCTCCCTCATTCTATCACCTGTCCATCTCCAGGCGGGAGAGCCCCTATGATGCTGTTGTCTTTCACCCAAAATTTGTTGGCAAGACTCTAGAAACCTTGCCAGAGAAGAGGTAAGTGGACAGGCATCTTGGGATATGTACAGCACATGGAGGGGTGGAAGGAGGAGATTTCAGAACAGTTCCTGCTTAGAGTTAAATCTCATTTTAAACCATCTCTCTGCACAGTGTGGTAGGAACTAGCTCCCTGCGGAGAGCAGCCCAGCTGCAGAGAAAGTTCCCACACCTGGAGTTCAGGAATATTGTATCCTTTCAGAGAAGGGAGGAGGCAGCAGCCAAGGAGGAAGACAAAGTCCAGAGGGCCCTGGGAGTTGTGAGGGGGAAGGACTTCCAGAGGAAGTGCACTGTGAATGCAGTGGACTGCATGTTgttccattcatccacccacccatctatccatccatccattcataaTCCTTTCATGGTTTCTTAGCCCCAAGCAAGTGCCTGGCACTGGGGATATGGTGAGCAAGATCAGCATTGTCCCTCCTAACATAGTTTACATTTTAGTTCTGGAGACAGACAACCAGGAATTGACAATACAGAGTGATACTGAATAATGATTACATGGAGGCAGTGGGATTGGCAGTTGCTTccattttaattaaactttttaattgaagtatagttgatttacaatgtcatgttaatttctgGTAAtttggtgattcagttatacatatatatatacatattccttttcatattattttccattgtggtttattacaagatattggacatagttccctgtgctataccgtgGGATCttgctgtttatttgttttgtatgtagtagtttgtatcaGCTTAtctcaaactcctgatttatccctacCCTActactttcccttttggtaaccataaatccatttttattttatattccatcatattgttttgatttttacagTTCTGTTTGTAAAGCTGATTTTCAAAGTAATATTTGCTAAGTCCTTCAATGTGGAAAGTAGAGAATTCTCTGGAGGCTTCTAGCTGGAACATCTAAACACAGACTTGAgggtcaaggaaggcttcttAGAGGTGTTGTAACCTTGGGTAAGGTTAAACATAATAACTTAAAAACCTCTCTgtatcatttcctcatctgtaaaatggagatgtaaTACTACTGCCTACTCTTTGCACCCTAGGGGTGTAGTGAAAATTCAATGAATTGATGTATATAAAGCACTTCAGGACAGTGTGTGGCATATAGCAAGTATGAGTAAGTGTTAGCAGTTGTCACCAAGCTGAGAGAAGTTAGCAGCTAGAAAGactcaggcagagggaacagcatcaGGCTCCAGCCTGCCCAAAGCTGTGGTCCTTAGTGTCTCTCCACAGCGGGGAAACCTCAACACACGGCTGCGTAAGCTGGATGAGCTGCAGGAGTTCAGTGCCATCATCCTGGCCGCAGCTGGCCTGCAGCGCATGGGCTGGCAGAACCGGGTGGGGCAGGTAGGTTCCCTCTCCCGTCTCTAGTTATCTTCATCTTCTTCCTGCCTATATTCTTTCTGAATACCCATCTCTAACCCGTGCAAGCTGGAAATGAGACCCAGGTTAGCAAGGTTCAAAGGTTGGACTCCCACTTTTGCTTATCCAGGCATTCTGTAGGTAGGGAAACCCCAACTCAGTGCTGTGTGCTTCTAGGCACCCCTACCTCCACCCTTCTGACTGCCTCTTCTGCCCCCACAGATCCTGCACCCTGAGGAGTGCATGTATGCTGTGGGTCAGGTATGCTTGATCAGGGAAGCCATGTATTGTGTCTCCTCCTTTTGTTTTCAACCAAGTACTGTCCCTTAGCTCCATTGGCTGGGGAAAGATTGGTACTGGTATCTTAGGCTATTTTCCCATCAGGGGGCTCTGGGTGTGGAAGTTCGAGCCAAAGACCAGGATATCTTGGATCTGGTGGGTGTGTTGCACGATCCTGAGACTCTGCTTCGCTGCATTGCTGAACGATCCTTCCTGAGGCACCTGGTAGGACCTGTGCGCCTGTGGAGGGGTGGATATTAGGAAGGGTAATGGGGGGATTTCTCCTGCTGTGTATTTAGTCCTAACTCATTCTTTTAAGAATGGACAGGACCCAGGTCTGGGCCCCTGCCTCATTTTCCGTTATATCCTTGGCAggggtctgtctgtctctgtgggCTCTGGTTACAGGGTGGTGATAAGGGTCTTAAGCTAACAGGGAGAACTTGTTGCAGGAAGGAGGCTGCAGTGTGCCAGTGGCAGTGCATACAGCTATTAAGGATGGGCAAGTAAGCAGGGGGAGATGGATGGGAGGGCAGGGAAGGAACTCTGGCATTTCCCCTGTGTATCCACCAGCATGAAAAGCACAGGTTTCTAAGCAGTTCTTACAGTTTAATGAGGCAGCCATTTTCTTTCCCAGCTGTACCTGACTGGAGGAGTCTGGAGTCTGAATGGCGCAGAGACCATGCAAGACACCATGCAAACCACCATCCATGTCCCTGTCCAGGTGCCAAGGCTGCAGGGAGGGGGGAAACACATCTTTGTTACCTCCCCTCCTTCTCATCAAATCCAACCCTTCTTCCTTTGCCCAGCATGAAGATGGCCCTGAAGATGATCCACAGCTGGTGGGCATCACTGCCCGGAACATTCCACGACAACCCCAGCTGGCTGCTGAGAACCTGGGCATCAGCCTGGCCACCTTGTTGCtgaacaaaggagccaagaacatCTTGGATGTTGCACGGCAGCTCAATGAAGCCCACTAATTGGTCTGTGGGGCACAGGTGCCTGCCTTGCTGGTGTCCAGTGCCTACATCCCAGCCCTCTGCTACCTGAGGAGTGGCTACCCCCACAGGATTGAACTGCAGGGGCAGAGACTTCCAGAGACTTGTCTCACCGAGGGGCCTTGCCTCCCCAGTAGGTGGGGGCTTCctctctagagaaaaaaaaaatctttaataagcCACAGCCTTTGAATGTAACCAGTTCTACTAATAAACCAAATTTAAAGGTGGTTTTTGTTTTGGGTGGAGCTGCAGAAAAGGAAGGACAAACTCAAAACTCTTTATGCCTGATCTCTGAGGctaggaccctttcaaagttctcCTGAAAAACGCCTTGTCAGTAGTTCCCATTTTTTGACAGAATCGAGTGTCTCCCAGGGAACGCCAAGAAAGCCATCATCTTAATAATCTACAATTTGTCGCTCCAGTTAACAGTAAAGCCTTATATCAGTTCCCCTCCCCCACTACCTTTAGGTATCTACAGAGTCGACTCTACAACCCTTTCGCAAAATGAAGACACCTCacttttctttaggaaaaaacaaCCCTTTAATAAAATTAGTCCATCTGAAACTCCCCCCAATACCTAAAGTACTAGTTTTGGATGGGTTAGCTGCAAAATTCCAGTTCCGAAGCCAAAGGCGGCTCAGTCCAGACGGGGATTAACGGACTTGTGCTGGTATCTAGGTGCTTGGCAGGCGGAATGGACCCGACGGGAAGGGAGCGGGGAGGAGGGGCGGGCCCGGGGGCAGGGCTCCCGCAGACCCCACGCCGCCAGGACCCGCTAGTGTTGGAGACGGTCACGCCGCGAAGGGTTTCTTCCAGGACGCGCACAGGCCTGCGAATGAAGATGGAGGGAACGCGGCCGT from Budorcas taxicolor isolate Tak-1 chromosome 15, Takin1.1, whole genome shotgun sequence includes the following:
- the HMBS gene encoding porphobilinogen deaminase — protein: MSGNGNAAATAEEDTPKMRVIRVGTRKSQLARIQTDSVVATLKALYPGLQFEIIAMSTTGDKILDTALSKIGEKSLFTKELEHALERNEVDLVVHSLKDLPTVLPPGFTIGAVCKRESPYDAVVFHPKFVGKTLETLPEKSVVGTSSLRRAAQLQRKFPHLEFRNIRGNLNTRLRKLDELQEFSAIILAAAGLQRMGWQNRVGQILHPEECMYAVGQGALGVEVRAKDQDILDLVGVLHDPETLLRCIAERSFLRHLEGGCSVPVAVHTAIKDGQLYLTGGVWSLNGAETMQDTMQTTIHVPVQHEDGPEDDPQLVGITARNIPRQPQLAAENLGISLATLLLNKGAKNILDVARQLNEAH